From the genome of Anabrus simplex isolate iqAnaSimp1 chromosome X, ASM4041472v1, whole genome shotgun sequence, one region includes:
- the LOC137503139 gene encoding zinc finger protein ZFP2-like: MRTHTGEKPYSCHVCSKVCSKSFIQKSKLTDHTRTHTGEKPYSCHVTEFNCIYV, from the exons atgcggacccatacaggtgagaagccatatagttgccatgtctgtagcaaa gtctgtagcaaatcattcatacagaaaagcaaactaaccgatcatacgcggacccatacaggcgagaagccatacagctgtcat gtcacggagttcaactgcatctaCGTATAG